A genomic segment from Bacteroidales bacterium encodes:
- a CDS encoding HAD hydrolase family protein: MITLKIPGRKTLHIKHIVLDYNGTLATDGIIPDEVKLLLEEIGKQAGIHILTADTFGNAQSEFAGIDCTLVILASSEQDQQKEAYVKKLGAKKVIAIGNGRNDVRMLKTAALGIAVVQKEGAAARALKAADIICTSITDALELLRHPMRIIATLRN; encoded by the coding sequence ATGATCACATTGAAAATTCCAGGTCGTAAGACCTTACATATCAAGCATATTGTGCTCGATTACAACGGCACCCTGGCAACTGACGGGATTATTCCCGACGAAGTTAAATTGTTGTTGGAGGAAATTGGCAAACAGGCAGGAATTCATATTCTTACGGCCGACACCTTTGGAAACGCACAAAGTGAATTTGCGGGCATTGACTGCACGCTGGTGATTCTTGCATCTTCAGAACAGGACCAACAAAAGGAAGCCTATGTGAAAAAACTGGGGGCCAAAAAGGTTATCGCCATTGGCAATGGCAGGAATGATGTACGGATGCTGAAAACAGCCGCCCTTGGGATTGCTGTCGTTCAGAAAGAAGGAGCTGCGGCCCGGGCACTGAAAGCCGCTGACATTATTTGTACCAGCATAACAGACGCACTGGAGCTTCTGCGTCATCCCATGCGCATTATAGCAACACTGAGGAACTGA